From the Cohaesibacter sp. ES.047 genome, the window TGACAGACCTCGAGAGCAGCATTTCAGGGAGAGGAGCGCGAAACTCGTAACAACCAGCCTCCGTACGGAGACTGGTTTTGTTTGTATCAGACGAAATTCAAACTGGCCAGAAACCCAGCAGGCCCTCAGAAAAGAGGCACGCCGGTAAAGTAAGGATGGCCAAACACCAGCGCGACATAAACGACGACCGAAATCAGCACAATGCGCACCTCTCTGCCCCAGCTTTTGACCTCCGGCGGCACATAGGCCCCGTCACGGTGATTGATCCCGAGGATCGAGACAACGGACCACAGCGCCATGCCACCAAAGAGCACCAGCGATCGCGGGTCGTTGTTGACCAGAAGATGGCCGATGGCCCAAAGCAGCACGCCGGTCAGCATCGGATGGCGCAGATAAAGCCGAATACGGCTCGGTGCCTTGGCTGCACCGAACAGGATGATCGCGATCAACACCAGACCATAGGTAATATGGTGCAACCCATACCCGTCAAAGAGATCGTAACCAACCTCGACACTTCGCCACCCAAAGATGATAAGGCCCAGAGAGGCAAAAATCAGCAGTGCAAAGATGCCGCGATAGGCTTTCTCTCCCATTTGGTCGATAAGCCCGGCCCGCACCGTGGGCATGAATACGGGAAACAGATGCACAAGCGACCACAGCAGCACACCGACAACTAGTAAAATCATGTTTGGTCCTC encodes:
- a CDS encoding NnrU family protein, whose protein sequence is MILLVVGVLLWSLVHLFPVFMPTVRAGLIDQMGEKAYRGIFALLIFASLGLIIFGWRSVEVGYDLFDGYGLHHITYGLVLIAIILFGAAKAPSRIRLYLRHPMLTGVLLWAIGHLLVNNDPRSLVLFGGMALWSVVSILGINHRDGAYVPPEVKSWGREVRIVLISVVVYVALVFGHPYFTGVPLF